In Nicotiana tabacum cultivar K326 chromosome 10, ASM71507v2, whole genome shotgun sequence, the DNA window GTTGCGGCGCGTAATCCGATTCTTATATACAATTTTAATATtcgttgcgacgtgcaatccgatcctaaATATCTAATCAATATCCAtttggcgtgcaacccgattccaatATCATAAGAACAATTAAATTTGGATTCAAATTTAAGGCTTAACAGCACCTTGGGATTAAAATTGTAAACCACCCCAAGTCGTATTAAAAGCAATCCAACACTAGCTTATTGATCCAAATGAATCAGTGTCAAGGTTATGCTCCAACAGTCGGGTCAAAAGTCTAAAGAaggcacacacacacacacacacaaaaaaaccGTTTCGAGAAAGTTAGTTTTAGGAAAATTTCTGAAGAATTTTGCATGGTCAAACGGGTGTTTAACATCTCCCGCTAGAAAGGGCAAAGAGGGCGGATTCATAATAAAAGCTGGGTCAGGAAAGCGTGCCGTCATCCAAAAGACACGTTCCTTATTTGCAATTTCAATTGCCTAAAAGCATTCTTTCAGTGTGATTTACAGAAAAATCTCATATATACACCTAAACTGAGAATCGCGCGCCGTTCACTGACTGTGTTCGATAGAATGGCAACTTTTGAACAAGCTCCAGCAGGTGATCCTAAAGCCGGAGAAAAGATATTCAAAACCAAATGCGCTCAATGTCACACTGTCGAAAAAGGTGCTGGTCACAAACAAGGTAATTGGTCCCAATTTCATATAAAATTATGAAGATTTTCAATTGGTTTATGCTACTGCTACAATGATTCGAGACGTGAATATGATCTGCAGATTAAAGTTGTACGTTATGCTGCATTTTTATTTGTTAAAAGAAATGTGTTCAGGGGTGGCATGAATGTTTGAAGTAATCATAATCTTTCTTTTATGACAATTACAAATAAAGATTGCTCTCTGGGCACATATGCGGTTGTTGGAGACGCGTTTGTGAATTTCCAGGTCTCCCGTGTGAGGTAGTGCTTGGGTTTCAGAGCAGCCTCAAATTGCTTTTTGACTATATGAATCTATCAATATTTATGTTTCTCTATGTAGACGTCAATTGATCAAACATGAAGATTTAGGTTATCGAAATCTCTACATTTTCTATTGTCATACAAATCTCTACAACGACAACACGCATCAATTCCAAATAAGTTGGGgttggctatatgaatcctcactagCTTGTATGAGCTTGCTCACTTGCCGGTCCCAAACCTGAATAAGAATAAAGGAGAAGGGTTGTGGTAGGCTGGAAGTTACTAGCTAATTTCATGACATACAAATCTCTAATGAGACAAATAACTCTCCGTGAACTAAACCTTAATcacaaccaaaaagaaaaaatcctAATCAATTGTAGATTTTATGCTTCTTTATGATATGTCTGGAACATTTGACCATGTCTACTTCTAATTTTAATGCTTCTCTGACATACTTGGATTTGGAATGATGCCTATGATTTGTACAGTATTCTTCTCTTGTGCATATAGTTAATTAGAGGAGGCTACAGCTTGTCTGCTTTATTTAGCAGTTAGAGTTTTTTCTTATACATCCTAAATTTGCAGGACCCAATTTGAATGGGCTATTTGGGAGGCAGTCTGGTACAACTCCGGGTTACTCTTACTCTGCTGCTAACAAGAACATGGCTGTGACATGGGAAGAGAATACACTATATGACTACTTACTCAACCCTAAGAAGGTCAGAATAATTTGTGTTTGCTTTGCGAGATATATCCGTTTTGAACGACTTCAGTTCTTCACAAATACTGAGTGTCAAGAGCTCCTTGAAAAAAATTGCTTCTAGCGAAATTTAACTACATACATCAACGTGAcccttctatctttttttttctctctgttTCCCCTGAAGTTCTGTGTCTCTTTTATTTGTTGGCCACAGTTAGGAggtattagttttttttttttttggtaattgaaACTTTCATATACCTGGGAAAATATTTACAAGTAATTCAAAAGAATCCTTACATACATGTTCCTATGCTTCCTATACTTCCTCCCCCCCTATACATCTTACTGTTAGGCTCACTAGCTTCTACCTATTACATCGGGTAATAATCAAGATTACGTAAGGCTTTTTCGACATCCTTGTTGCTTCGACAGTGTATTTCTTTTATGATTAGCTTGCCAATAATCTCCCATCTTCTCACTTTGTCTTGGAAGATTCTGCCATTTCTCTCTTGCCAGCCATAGTAAACACATCCCGCTAGTACCATCTTATATAGTTCTGTGTTTTCATTCCTTCTCGGTGTCCAATTTTCAGCCCATTTTAGTTCCTCTGTTCACCCATATATGGTTCTTCTTATACCTTGCCATATTAGCAAACTCTTCCATATTTTTGCTGCATATTGACACTCGAAGAATAGATGCTGGATAGACTCATTTGCATGCTTACACAGCACACATTCTTGATCAGTTTGTATGCCCCACTTTTGCAATCTATCCTTCGTGTATAGTTTCCCATGTGCTACCATAGTTAGCATGAAGATCCACCTAGGACACCCTGCATTGTTACACACCACTCTCCTCCAGCTCACTTTGCTAAAAGTTCCTTGTAGTTTATGGTAGATATGCTTAATAGAGCATTTACTCATTATTCTTATATCTTCATAGTTGTACCCTGCAGCCTGAGAACTCTCTTTAGCTTTCACAATCTTTCTCATAATCCACGATGCTTGATTCAGTTGTACTTCCCAGATGTTTTTATCCTTAATGTAATAGCTGTGTACCCATTGTATCCAATAGCTTATTCTTCTCTTTACATAGGTTCCagaattgtttacttatagctgctTTGCTCAATAGGCTGATATTCATAACATTGAAGCCTCCTGCTGATTTAGGTAGACAAACTTTCTCCCAAGCTAGTAGTGCTTTCTTTGACACACTACTTTCCCCTGTCCATAAAAAACTTCTGCATATTGCCTCAATcaactttgtaattttctttggAAACATAAAGATCTGAACCCAGTAAGTCTGGATAGAAAATAACACACTCTTGATAAGTTGAATCCTTCCTGCATATGATAGGAATTTGGCTGTCCAGGATGTTATTCTGCCCGCTAGTTTGTCAATTAGAGGTTGACATTGGCCTAGTGAGACTCTTTTGGAACTTAAGGGAACTCCCAAGTATCTCACTGGCAGCTCTCCTTTTTGAATGCCCAGGAACTCCATTATGTCTGCCTGAATATCATGTGACACCCCTCCAAAGAATATGGAGCTTTTGTTCTTGTTAATCACCCGTCCTGATGCTTTCGAAAACTCCATGAAGCAATTGTACAACAACTTAATTGATCCAATGTCACCCCTGCAAAACAATAAAAGATCATCTGCAAAACCAAGCTGCATTATCTGCAGCTTTGCACATTTGGGATGATAGTTAAAATCTGGTATCTGATTCAAAGTCTTCAGACTTCTTGTCAGATACTCCATTGCCAAAACAAATAGGAATGGGGATAGTGGATCCCCTTGCCTAAGTCCCTTCCTAGCTTCAAATGGCTGAGTTGTTGAACCATTTACCATGATTGTATAAGTAACACTCTGCACACATGTCATGATCCATTTAACAAACTGTTCAGGGAAAGCCAATGCATTCAAAATCTGTTGTAGAAATGGCCATTCAATAGAGTCATATGCCTTCTGCATATCCAGTTTCATCATGCATCTAGGTGACACTCCTTTCCTTCCATATCCTTTGACTAATTCATGACTTAGGATGATGTTATCAACAATCACTCTTCCAGGAACAAAAGCAGACTGCGTCTTATCAACTAAAGCATCCATAACTTGTTGAAGCCTCTTAGTCAGTACTTTAGAAATTACTTTATACAATGTTGTGCAGCATGAAATAGGCCTATATTCTTTAATGCTAGCAGGATTTCTAACTTTAGGGATCAAGATGATTGAGGTACAGTTAATAGGCTTAAACATTTGGGCTGTATCAAAGAAATCCAGGACAGCCTGTGTTACCTCCTCACCTATGACTTGCCATGACTTCTTGAAAAACTGCATTGAGCCCATCATACCCAGGAGCCTTCAAATCATTGATATCTTTCAAGGCTAGCCATATCTCTTGCCTGGTCACTGGTTGTATTAGGTGGACTTGCTGTTCTCTATTTAGGACTGCCCCTCTCTTCATTATATTTGGATTGATGGCTGGAATTGCTGATGCTCTGGACCCCAACAATTGCTTATAATAGCCCAGTATTTCTGCCTCTATGTCCTCTTCCAAATGTAACTGCATCCCCATATCATTAGTGAGAGTATGAATGCCATTCAAACTATTCATGTTCTTCATTTGAGCAAAGAAGTATGCAGAGTTGGAGTCACCAAGTTTTAACCATTGGACTCTTGACCTTTGCCTGTATATACTCTCCTCAATTAGTATCCATTTTTCTAGCTTACTTCTTAGTTCCTTTTCTTCCTCAATTAACTCTGTACtctgcagtctccatctcatCTTCTCCTGAATTTCCTGTAGCTCTCTTCTGGTCTCTTTAACTCTGTCATCAACCCCTTTATAGTGCTGAGTGTTAAGCCCTTTGATTACTTCCTTTACTCTTTTTAGCTTACTCCAAACTCCCTGCATCTTTCCATCTGTTCCAGTTGTATTCCATGCTTGATCAACTTCTTGTATAAAATGAGGATGTTCAGCAATACAGTTAAAGAATCTGAATGGCCTAGCTTTCTTCATCTGCATTTGTGTAATCACTAATTTAAGTGGAGAGTGGTCAGACACAGATGGCTCTAGTATTTGTATCTTCAAACTAGGCATTGTCAACATCCAACTAGAATTTACCAGTCCTCTGTCTATTCTGCTGTATGTATGATTGTTAGTCCATGTGTAATCTCTTCCCACAATATGCAATTCATTCATACATGTGTCATCCATGAATTCCCTAAAGTCCTTTGTTTCCGTATCCTGTATCATAGTACCATGTTGCCTATCTTGGATATTTAAGACAGCATTGAAATCACCCACTGCTAGCCAAGGCCCTTGCTGCAGACTATGTATCTGTCTCAACTTCTTCTACATTTTCAATCTGTCTTTAATAGTATGCAACCCATAGTAAAACCAACTGTTAGTAGTTTTGAGAGTATTCTAATCTGTCCATGTATGATCTGTTCATCTATCTCAATTGGCTCAAACACATAAATCCTTGGATCCCATATTACCCAAATTCTGCTCTTATTGTTGTTGCTAAAGTTTGATATCCACTGTCAACCAGGAGCAACTTTCTTCATAATACTGTTAACTTTCTGCTCTTTTATTCTGTGCTCAACTAAAGCTATCACTGCCTTTTTATTCTGCTTAATGAACTCCTTTATCTCCTTTTGCTTATAAGCTTTATTTAACCTCCTAATGTTCCATGTTACCACACTCATACTAGTATGAATTGAGTGTCCTGATACATCCCCTGCACCCCAAAGCTCCTCATCTGCATACTGCTGGTTCCTGGATCATTATTGCTTGCTCACTTCCTAAGGATTGGAAGCCATTATTTCTAGATAGATTCTGCTCTTCAACTTGCTTTGTTTTGGCTAGTCTTGCTGCTGATTTACCAGTAACAGTTGTCCACCCTGCTTCATCAGCTTGTTTAGCACTATCAACTTGCATTATCTCATTCTCTGGTGGTTTTGTTGTTTCAGTCTGCTTTGTTTGTTGCTTCTCCTGCTTATTGTCCTTTGGGCCATCTCTATCTGTCCTTAGCCAAACTTGTTTGCCTTTGTTTATTCTCCCCTGGTATACCATCTTCTGAGTTTGTGGAGCTTTGTTTTCATTGCAATTATGCTCTATCTTTAGACATTTATTACAATATGCTGGTTCCCAATCATAGCTAATCTCCTGTTCAATTGTTCTGCCTATTGGATCTTGCAGCTCCACACTTTGAGGGAGAGGTTTAGTGATGTCCATCTCAATTAACATTCTTGCATAAGATATTCTGACTGATCCAGTAGTGCATTCATCAGCATACACAGGATTTCCCAGTGCACTCCCAATCTTACTTAAAGCCTTCATACTCCAGCAATTGAGTGGAAGATTAGGCAACCTTACCCACAAAGGGATGGTTCTCAAAACTTCATCATGCAGATTGAAGTCAGATGTCCATGCTTTCATTACTATGGGTCGATTATTGACAGTATGAGGTCCAGTAAACAATACTTGGTCCCTTTCTTCCAAATTAGCAAATCTAACCACAAAATAATCATCATTATGATAATAGATCTGAGGTTTAGTTGAGAATTTACCCACTGAGCTTATGAATCTTTCCATTGCTCCTATAGTAGGTGAATCGCCTATTACATACAGAACAATTGCTGAGCTCCATTTAGCATTTTCATGTTCAACATCCTCTAAATCTAATTTCACAATTTTCTCCCCATTTTGAATCACTGGTGCAATAAATTGTAAATTCATCCCTTTCCTTGCCAATTTATTCCCTACTACCACATTCGCCCATGATTGATTACCGTTTACCTTCTCTACTTGCTCAATACCACTGGGAATTTCTACAGTGCCAGATTTGCATGGCACTGTTTCATTGCTGTTTGGCGTCTTCAGCTGTGGTTGAGTTTTCCCGCTCCCAGATCCACCACCTTCGTCTCTAGCAGCTACAGGTGTAGCTATCACTGCTTTCATCTTAGCATTTTTTAGTGCTGGATCTGAATCCATCTTGCTCTGCTCACTTTGTATGTTCCTCGGAGTAACTGTCTCAGCTGGTTCTTAAATTCTCACTCCTTTTGGTGAGACAAACAGCTCCAATACTGCATTATGAGCCTCCGCTGATCTCTGGTCAGTGTACGGAACCTTCATAAGGTTCCTCTTGGGTCGACCTCTCCCTCCCATGGCTTCGAACTGCGTACGTTAGCAGGGCCACGTTAACGTGCGCCGAGAGAAACATTTGATATGAACATAGGAGGTATTAGTTACTTGAAAGAAAAAGTTAGGAGGTATTAGTTACTTAAAAGAAATAGTTAGGAGGTGTTAACTCTGGTCCAACTGCTGTGACTCTCCTATGCTCTCTCTGATCCTTTGGTTTGATTCTCAAGTCATGCCCGGGGGTGGGGGGGGTGATCATTTGAaaggaattttattatttaaatcagTCAAAACTGTTAAGTGGATGGTTTTCCTGCTTGAGTTGATAAATAATTTAAGGACACTTGGATATAAAAGAGCTGGCTACTGCAACAATTGAACCTCAGAGATGACTGACTGAAATAATGTCTGAAACTGGTGGAGAAGAAGAGAGtaagatattagaggacatgagGTATCAAGATACGAAAAAGCAAACTATTTTTTTGCCTCAGGGATGACTGAGTGATAAAATGTGTGTAAATGGTGGGAGAAGAGGAGAGTATGACCATTAAGGGAATCAAACATAGGTCTAGCAGCAAACCTAGAAAACATATTGCAATTTTGTGCCCTTCGTTCACCAAGTTTATGCATAGGACTCTTGAAAGTGGGAATTGAAGAGGTCTTTGCACCTCGGAGTTGAGTGCTTTTGGGATAACATCTTGTGTGTAAGTTGTGTGAAGCTGCAGTAAATTCCACTGAACTTTTCAGGTTTAAATAGCTTGGAATGCATGCCTAAAAGAGGAGAGATTCTCAATTTAAATGGCTTAACTTGTCAGAGACTCAGAGTGCTGTATACTGGCCACTTGGTAATTGAACCCACCTATTCATCTAGAAAACCATGTAAAATTTAGCAGTAGGTTTCTGGGACAGGATACGAGGGATGACAGGAGTTAAGCTAAAGGGCACGGAgatattaaaatactaaaatgctCAGTACTATGGTAAATGAAACTCAGGGATGACTGACAGGACAGATGCTAAGAACAATTTGGTTGCAGTTCTTTCTGTGTGGATCATGGTCATGATCATGCTCTTGCATCATACTGTACATTAACATGCATCGTGGCTTGTTCTTATATTTTCATCTCGTACAACTTAGAGCTCAAATTAGATGtgcttggaatcttttcttaggTACATATGTGTATGGATGCTTGTTAGAAGCTGAATGACTTGAAATCCTTTCTTTGCAGTACATCCCCGGAACAAAAATGGTTTTCCCTGGGTTGAAGAAGCCACAGGAGCGCGCAGATTTAATAGCTTATCTCAAGGAAGCAACTGCATGAAAACTTTCCTCTACAGAAGCATGATAATACTTTTTGGTAGTGGCCTAGGGAATAGTTTGGTCATTGATGCCAGTTATAGTTCAATTCTTTCTTACAGTCTTGTTATTTCTTAAATTAATTACTCCACGCGGATCTTTAAGCTATCTCTCTGGTTGAACTAAGCTGGTAACGAGGAATTTTGTCAAGAATATAACAGTTACTGTCTTCCAAACATTTATGTGCTTCCAGATGTGCCTTAGCATCAAACGAAATACTGCATTCTTCTCCAGTGAGTTGTTTAGTCCGGGAGTTTTTCATTTTTTAGTTAAATTGAATTGacctagaaaaggaaaaaagaaattcgGTTTCTGGATCaccattgttatttgtttttcttgtttctcTTCATTAAAATCGCCCTTCTGGGTTCTTATCACCCAAAAAGAAAAACAGGACATTTTGACCCTTCTGGGTCTTCCCCTGAGTGTTGAAGACTGCTTGAGCGTGTGTCTGCATATCTGGACCTTTTTGGGAAACCTGGTCTTGCTCATAATGAGTTAATGTTATTTCTCCAAATGTTTTCTTCATCTcagattttattatattagaAAACAAGCCAAACACGAGGCATATTTCACTCAGCCTAACGTTTCTTATCATCTGTATTCCCGTGGGCCGTTGCTCTCTTCCTTCTGTTTTTCGTTGAAATAGAGATTAATGTCGTTTATTGGAGGCATGAAAGCAACAAATCACCCAACAAAATCTAATGTTTTGTAGCCAATGTTTACATTAACTACACAACCTatgcttttttaaaaaaaataaaatgaaaaaacaaacaCCTATTGAGATATGGTAAtgttcaaattgttaaaaaagaatTACCGCTGCAATTTTCTAGGTAATATGtagaattcccaccgtcgggaccgtgatgacgcctaacatttcacttgctaggcaagtcaatgttagaacaatttatccatttttaacgGTTTAAATAATTAATgagaaataactgaaataactGTAATAATCCAAAATAAAAATGCGGAAGCTACAACAGTCAAACGTCTAATACAACCTTGGACCCGGTGTCAAGattgcacgagctactagaatagtaTAAACAAGGGTCTGAAATAACATAAAGTTGTCTAAAAGAGAGTACACATCTAAATAAAAAGGGAAGGGGACTCCAGCAATTGCGGGCGTTGAGcatttgtacctcaagtctctgcAAGCTGTCCAATCCGAGCACGCTAATAGCCACCGCTGGGACCGACtacaaaatctgcacaagaagtgcatagtgtaatatgagtacaaccgaccctatgtactctga includes these proteins:
- the LOC107777542 gene encoding cytochrome c, translated to MATFEQAPAGDPKAGEKIFKTKCAQCHTVEKGAGHKQGPNLNGLFGRQSGTTPGYSYSAANKNMAVTWEENTLYDYLLNPKKYIPGTKMVFPGLKKPQERADLIAYLKEATA